From the genome of Modestobacter marinus:
GCGACCACCGGGTCGAGCTCGGCGGCCTGCACGCCCGGCTCGGCGGCCAGCCGGGCGCCGGCCAGCAGCAGCATCAGCACCTCGTCGGTGCTCATCGGCGGTCCTCTCCTCGTACGTGCACCGGACCAGGGTGGCGGCGGGTGGGTCGCGCCAGGGGACGACCCGGGCGGTTGTGGACCGGGCGTCCCGGTGTGGACGACGGCGGGCGGCTCAGCCGCGGGGGTGTACCCGGGACGCCGCCTCGCGGGCGGTGGCCCGGGCGGCGTCGACGTCCTCGCCGCGGGCCAGCGCCACGCCCATCCGCCGCCGGGTGAAGCTCTCCGGCTTGCCGAACAGCCGCAGCTCCACGCCGGGCAGCGCCAGCGCGTCGTCGACCCCGTCGAAGGTGACCCCGGCCGCCTCGACCCCGCCGTAGACCACCGCGGAGGCGCCCGGGTTGCGCAGGGCGGTGTCCACCGGCAGCCCCAGCAGCGCGCGGGCGTGCAGCTCGAACTCGTTCTGCCACTGCGTCGTCATCGTCACCATGCCGGTGTCGTGCGGCCGGGGGCTGACCTCGGAGAACCACACGTCGTCCCCGCGGACGAACAGCTCGACGCCGAAGACGCCCAGCCCGCCCAGCTCGGCGGTCACCGCCGCGGAGATCGCCTGCGCGCGGTCCAGCGCCACCGCCGACATCGGCTGCGGCTGCCAGCTCTCCACGTAGTCACCGGCCTCCTGGCGGTGGCCGATCGGCGCGCAGAACCCGGTGACGGTCTGCCCGTCGCGCAGCGAGCGCACGGTCAGCAGGGTGATCTCGTAGTCGAAGTCGACGAACCCCTCGACGATGACCCGGGTGCCGGCGACCCGGCCGCCGGCCATCGCGTACTGCCAGGCGGGCTCGACGTCGTCCGGCCCGTCGAGCTTGCTCTGCCCCTTGCCCGACGAGGACATCACCGGCTTCACCACGCACGGGAAGCCGACCTCCGCGGTGGCGGCGCGCAGCTCCTCCAGGGAGTCGCAGAACCGGTACGCGCTGGTCGGCAGGGCGAGGTCCTCGGCGGCCAGCCGGCGGATGCCCTCCCGGTCCATCGTCAGCCGGGCGGCCCGGGCGGTCGGGACGACGCGCACCCCCTCGGCCTCCAGCTCCACCAGCGTCCCGGTGGCGATCGCCTCGATCTCCGGGACGACGACGTCGGGCCGCTCCGCCTCGATCAGCGCCCGCAGCTGCGCCGGGTCGCTCATCGTGATCGTGCGGGCGTGGTGGGCGACCTGGTGGCCGGGGGCGTGGTCGTACCGGTCGACGGCGATGGTCTCCACGCCGAGCCGCTGCAGCGCGATCAGCACCTCCTTGGCCAGCTCACCGCTGCCCAGCAGGAGCACGCGGGTGGCCGAGGGGGACAGCGGAGTGCCGAGGGAGACCATGCCGACAGGCTAGAGAGCGCCGTGGGCGCGACCGGGCAGACGTGTCGACCCGCACCTACCGGGCTATCCGTTGTGCATGACCGATCTCGCGACCCGCGCCCGCACGCTCCTCGACCTGCACACCGCCCCCGACGTCCTGGTGCTCCCCAACGTCTGGGACGTCGTCTCCGCCCAGGTGGTCGCCGGCACCGACGGCGTGCGCGCGCTGGCCACCGCCAGCCACGGCATCGC
Proteins encoded in this window:
- the purT gene encoding formate-dependent phosphoribosylglycinamide formyltransferase is translated as MVSLGTPLSPSATRVLLLGSGELAKEVLIALQRLGVETIAVDRYDHAPGHQVAHHARTITMSDPAQLRALIEAERPDVVVPEIEAIATGTLVELEAEGVRVVPTARAARLTMDREGIRRLAAEDLALPTSAYRFCDSLEELRAATAEVGFPCVVKPVMSSSGKGQSKLDGPDDVEPAWQYAMAGGRVAGTRVIVEGFVDFDYEITLLTVRSLRDGQTVTGFCAPIGHRQEAGDYVESWQPQPMSAVALDRAQAISAAVTAELGGLGVFGVELFVRGDDVWFSEVSPRPHDTGMVTMTTQWQNEFELHARALLGLPVDTALRNPGASAVVYGGVEAAGVTFDGVDDALALPGVELRLFGKPESFTRRRMGVALARGEDVDAARATAREAASRVHPRG